A stretch of Sebastes fasciatus isolate fSebFas1 chromosome 19, fSebFas1.pri, whole genome shotgun sequence DNA encodes these proteins:
- the dab2 gene encoding disabled homolog 2 isoform X5: MSAEVESNATVPADPSAASPTTPSTNTPPTSPATSKVPFKKEKKKAPEKTDDYLLGRFQGDGVRYKAKLIGVDDVPEARGDKMSQDSMMKLKGMAVAARSQGKHKQRIWINISMSGIKIIDERSGVIEHEHIVNKISFIARDVTDNRAFGYVCGAEGQHQFFAVKTSQQAEPLVIDLKDLFQVIFNLRKKDAEASQKGENGSAVVENGSDALVGGAKTAQPVEQPDLFGDMSTPPDIQAPNSTVSDLFGADLFAAPAPSEGSPASADLFNSTPAGSTPSSIAALGNLQLGPPATTCIPGMWGASMAGPPMYHMPGVTAQAPMPAYPQPTAFGCPPVPPTTWIPPLSPPHINWGQPPPPGPLGAPGWGQPPMTNPFQPGAFPVMVDPQGPSRPPPRPPVKEAPPRVENSAFTALDPLGDREKKSGKDMFKDFQIAKPPAIPARKGELVSNSASAPGGNEAGAFDQYFSSKVGLAQDNADHDDFEIKQMSGVVNAPVPAAAPGLFDAAFSSAPVANNSAPAQGANQDMFDNAFGAPDSSPFGVPPVAMTAGQTSASTAAFGDPFGNPFA; the protein is encoded by the exons ATGTCTGCAGAGGTGGAGAGCAACGCGACCGTCCCCGCCGACCCCAGCGCCGCGTCCCCGACCACACCCTCGACTAACACCCCTCCCACCTCCCCTGCCACCTCCAAGGTCCCATtcaagaaagagaagaagaaag cCCCAGAGAAGACAGATGATTACCTGCTGGGCAGGTTTCAAGGGGATGGCGTGAGGTACAAGGCCAAGCTGATTGGCGTCGATGATGTCCCCGAGGCCAGAGGAGACAAGATGTCGCAGGACTCCATGATGAAACTTAAG GGTATGGCAGTAGCTGCTCGGTCCCAaggcaaacacaaacagaggatCTGGATCAACATTTCCATGTCGGGCATCAAGATCATTGACGAGAGATCGGGA GTGATCGAACACGAGCACATCGTGAATAAGATCTCCTTCATCGCCAGAGATGTAACGGATAACAGGGCGTTTGGATACGTGTGCGGAGCAGAAGGGCAGCATCAGTTCTTCGCCGTAAAGACCTCACAACAG GCAGAGCCCCTGGTCATTGATCTGAAAGATCTCTTCCAGGTCATCTTCAACCTGAGGAAGAAAGACGCAGAGGCCTCGCAGAAG GGTGAAAATGGCAGCGCTGTGGTTGAG AATGGAAGTGATGCCTTGGTAGGTGGAGCAAAAACTGCTCAA CCAGTGGAGCAACCTGACCTTTTTGGAGACATGTCGACCCCTCCAGACATCCAGGCTCCAAAT TCCACAGTAAGTGACCTGTTTGGAGCAGATCTATTTGCTGCTCCTGCTCCCTCTGAAGGGTCACCTGCTTCAGCGGACCTTTTCAACAGCACACCTGCCGGCTCCACTCCCTCCTCCATAGCAGCTCTGG GGAATCTTCAGTTAGGTCCTCCAGCTACCACATGCATCCCAGGCATGTGGGGAGCCTCCATGGCTGGACCGCCCATGTACCACATGCCAGGAGTGACCGCTCAGGCCCCCATGCCCGCCTACCCACAGCCAACTGCCTTTGGTTGCCCACCCGTACCACCAACAACCTGGATCCCACCCTTATCCCCGCCCCACATCAACTGGGGCCAGCCTCCACCACCTGGGCCACTCGGCGCTCCAGGTTGGGGTCAGCCCCCCATGACCAATCCTTTCCAGCCCGGCGCGTTCCCTGTAATGGTTGACCCGCAAGGTCCGTCTCGCCCCCCTCCTAGGCCACCTGTTAAGGAGGCCCCTCCGAGAGTAGAGAACAGTGCCTTCACAGCCTTGGACCCCCTTGGAGATAGAGAGAAGAAGAGTGGAAAGGACATGTTCAAGGACTTCCAGATTGCCAAACCGCCTGCCATCCCAGCGAGGAAAGGGGAGCTAGTGTCCAACTCGGCCTCGGCTCCCGGCGGCAACGAAGCCGGGGCGTTCGATCAGTACTTTTCCAGTAAAGTGGGCCTGGCTCAGGATAACGCAGATCATGATGATTTTGAAATCAAGCAAATGTCAGGAGTTGTTAACG CTCCTGTTCCAGCTGCAGCTCCAGGCCTCTTCGATGCCGCCTTCTCTTCTGCTCCCGTCGCAAACAATTCAGCACCGGCCCAGGGAGCCAATCAGGACATGTTTGATAACGCATTCGGGGCCCCAGATTCCAGTCCGTTTGGAGTGCCGCCTGTAGCCATG ACTGCTGGTCAGACTTCTGCTTCAACAGCTGCTTTTGGGGATCCTTTCGGAAACCCGTTTGCTTGA